The Streptomyces sp. NBC_00224 genome has a window encoding:
- a CDS encoding MFS transporter has protein sequence MSYLRLLLRRSVLVLWLAQSLSVLGDRLYALAVMWVVYASTGSASLMGLVAVAESVPYIVLGSAGRRLVARFSSFASLAWVDGARAVVAVALPFVWSPDVHGFALLLGGVLLLGTLGALFDPNLGALVPDLVEPEKVQEITGLLDLTGRIARIAGPASIGLLLLVVSEVQLFALDGVTFAVSAVALGWLARRYAMAAGGGAGERPRKARAAVRAWPVLRAHPRVGLAVGLHGVALFCSAVTAVGMPALLATRYGAGAAVYGLVTAAVGVGALLGNPLASNRRTGAWLAVYCGAWMVQGAATACMGLMLQLPALMLLALVTGLVTPATSVTLRAHLGAFAPAERLRLMSVDQTVIRTGGTAGMLLVPFLVGASPRGAFVAGGIIVAGSALAALLVSSQLPRSDLPVTGVKTPAQI, from the coding sequence TTGAGCTACCTGCGCTTGCTGCTGCGGCGGTCCGTGTTGGTGCTGTGGCTGGCGCAGAGTCTGTCTGTCCTCGGGGATCGCCTGTACGCGCTGGCGGTCATGTGGGTGGTGTACGCCTCGACAGGCTCGGCGTCCCTCATGGGGCTGGTCGCCGTCGCGGAGTCCGTTCCGTACATCGTGCTGGGGAGCGCAGGCCGACGGCTGGTCGCCCGGTTCTCCTCGTTCGCTTCGCTCGCGTGGGTGGACGGGGCGCGCGCGGTGGTGGCCGTCGCGCTGCCGTTCGTGTGGTCGCCGGACGTGCACGGGTTCGCCCTGCTGCTCGGCGGGGTGCTGCTGCTCGGCACGCTCGGCGCCCTGTTCGACCCGAACCTCGGCGCCCTGGTGCCCGATCTGGTCGAGCCGGAGAAGGTGCAGGAGATCACGGGCCTGCTCGACCTCACGGGGCGCATTGCCCGGATCGCGGGCCCGGCAAGTATCGGCTTGCTGCTGCTCGTCGTCTCCGAGGTGCAGCTTTTCGCGCTGGACGGGGTCACGTTCGCGGTGTCTGCGGTGGCGCTCGGCTGGCTGGCGCGCCGGTACGCCATGGCGGCCGGTGGCGGGGCGGGCGAGCGGCCTCGCAAGGCACGGGCGGCGGTCCGTGCGTGGCCGGTGCTGCGGGCGCACCCCCGCGTCGGGCTCGCGGTCGGGCTGCACGGCGTCGCGCTGTTCTGCTCGGCCGTGACGGCGGTGGGCATGCCCGCGCTCCTCGCCACCCGGTATGGAGCCGGAGCGGCCGTCTACGGGCTGGTGACGGCCGCTGTGGGCGTCGGGGCGCTGCTGGGCAACCCCTTGGCCAGCAACCGGCGTACGGGCGCCTGGCTGGCCGTGTACTGCGGCGCGTGGATGGTGCAGGGTGCCGCGACGGCGTGCATGGGACTGATGTTGCAGCTTCCCGCCTTGATGCTGCTCGCCCTGGTGACCGGCCTGGTCACCCCCGCGACGAGTGTCACCCTGCGGGCGCACCTCGGGGCGTTCGCCCCGGCCGAGCGGCTGCGGCTCATGTCTGTGGACCAGACCGTGATCCGTACCGGGGGCACGGCCGGAATGCTGCTCGTGCCATTCCTCGTCGGTGCCTCGCCGCGCGGCGCATTCGTGGCGGGCGGCATCATTGTGGCGGGGTCGGCGCTCGCCGCCCTGCTCGTCTCCTCGCAACTGCCGCGGTCTGATTTGCCCGTGACGGGGGTCAAGACGCCCGCTCAGATTTAG
- a CDS encoding DUF6082 family protein: MAASSRTREIYILALTTLASCAGSVGLTLALTSLPVVQSTATGNAGQAYGAAAAATSVVVLVYLARTFRHQGDEARLHREALQAQTAELSLQRKALEAQMAEITLQRETSQNQHKTTQRSAEAAVRARHIKLAEMAIDDPLLMQCWPDHETGTSADRRKQYMYCNLIISHHCMCHELGYFTDEEVEASLCHLFSNEIVRSFWEGTRAARARTTPHGGTMRKFYEIVELAYLRQLRGEGVAG, translated from the coding sequence GTGGCAGCATCGAGTCGTACACGCGAGATCTATATTCTGGCTCTCACTACGTTGGCCTCGTGCGCAGGGTCGGTCGGCCTCACGTTGGCACTTACGAGTCTTCCCGTCGTTCAGTCAACGGCGACTGGGAATGCCGGGCAAGCTTACGGCGCTGCCGCAGCGGCTACGTCCGTCGTAGTCCTCGTGTACCTGGCACGGACGTTCCGCCACCAAGGCGATGAGGCGCGCTTGCACCGTGAAGCCCTCCAAGCCCAGACGGCGGAGCTTTCTCTTCAGCGCAAAGCTCTCGAAGCGCAGATGGCTGAAATTACGCTGCAGCGTGAAACCTCACAAAATCAACATAAGACGACCCAGCGTTCCGCGGAGGCAGCGGTGCGGGCGCGGCATATAAAGCTGGCCGAGATGGCCATAGACGACCCGCTCTTGATGCAATGCTGGCCTGACCATGAAACCGGGACATCTGCCGACCGCAGGAAGCAGTACATGTACTGTAACTTGATCATCTCGCACCACTGCATGTGCCACGAGCTAGGATACTTCACCGATGAAGAAGTGGAAGCATCCCTCTGTCACTTGTTCAGTAACGAAATAGTCCGCAGCTTTTGGGAGGGGACGCGGGCTGCGCGAGCACGAACTACACCCCATGGTGGAACTATGCGAAAGTTCTACGAAATAGTGGAGCTTGCCTATCTGCGCCAGCTAAGGGGTGAGGGTGTGGCCGGATAG
- a CDS encoding phytanoyl-CoA dioxygenase family protein, which yields MTRRPTQISYAGPSPLGETGYRSGLDWNTSSRARARASEMIAEHRAEQTEVVRDAHLRFDWAAHAVRSPQLLHRVQTTIGESVAVENTFLMLKWPGRDFAVPWHQDGTNPRMQLDPERAVAAWLAVTDATTVNGCLQVIPGSHAAGYLDYDREEHDAGRGKALGVQGMVNAPHDRGVWLPLNAGQACLMDVRLLHRSDSNTAAGVRIGLNIRYVAPGAIRSSGPHHPSLYPLTGSDW from the coding sequence GTGACGCGCCGTCCCACGCAAATCAGCTACGCCGGGCCCAGCCCTCTCGGGGAAACCGGCTACCGCAGCGGCCTCGACTGGAACACCAGCAGCCGCGCCCGCGCCCGCGCGTCCGAGATGATCGCCGAACACCGGGCGGAGCAGACCGAGGTCGTACGCGACGCCCACCTGCGCTTCGACTGGGCCGCGCACGCCGTCCGCTCCCCTCAACTCCTCCACCGGGTACAGACGACGATCGGCGAATCCGTCGCCGTCGAGAACACCTTCCTGATGCTCAAGTGGCCCGGCCGTGATTTCGCGGTCCCCTGGCACCAGGACGGCACCAACCCCCGCATGCAGCTCGACCCCGAACGCGCCGTCGCGGCCTGGCTCGCCGTGACCGACGCGACCACGGTCAACGGCTGCTTACAGGTCATCCCCGGCTCGCACGCCGCCGGGTACCTCGACTACGACCGCGAGGAGCACGACGCGGGCCGGGGCAAGGCACTCGGCGTGCAGGGCATGGTCAACGCGCCCCACGACCGGGGCGTATGGCTTCCACTCAACGCGGGCCAAGCCTGCCTGATGGACGTACGGCTGCTCCACCGCTCGGACAGCAACACCGCAGCGGGCGTCCGCATCGGCCTGAACATCCGCTACGTCGCTCCCGGCGCCATCCGGTCGAGCGGCCCCCATCACCCCAGCCTGTACCCGCTCACGGGATCGGACTGGTAA
- a CDS encoding multiprotein-bridging factor 1 family protein has protein sequence MNWSDNAAREASRAGDYGRVIELARRAARLTQRQLGDACGLSQSAVSRMEKRGAAEYNMTTLARAAHHLGIAPGLVGLADTGAAPGALGEGLDPVERRKLLAGVAAVAATPVLSGSAQQHPVWGAEQADVLRVATTAFRRMDATVPARQLADTVQGHMRLVQVVAAQAPDQATRARLAAVGSEVASLAGWLSWDMADAGSARTWYGAAIKAARRSGDPLLIAYQQGSLAQFEVEAGNVAQGLSLIRSARRQLGGERPAIAAAWLSALEAVAHATAGDERASERALLASAAEVELLPEEQPPPWPWVFAFDLRKVAAARVTCGARLARPRWVLTSLDDATAALSSHHEKQRALLGLDVASGHMASGHLDTAFALAARSLDVGLRLRSGRVVERARTFRRGYSSATPPAIVRDFDTRLHDAYL, from the coding sequence ATGAACTGGTCGGACAACGCCGCGAGAGAGGCGTCGCGGGCCGGTGACTACGGGCGGGTGATCGAACTCGCGCGCCGGGCCGCTCGATTGACGCAGCGGCAGCTCGGCGACGCCTGCGGCTTGTCCCAGTCAGCCGTATCCCGCATGGAGAAGCGGGGAGCGGCCGAATACAACATGACCACCCTCGCGAGGGCCGCCCACCATCTTGGCATTGCGCCCGGACTGGTCGGCCTCGCCGACACCGGCGCCGCCCCGGGCGCGCTGGGGGAAGGGCTCGACCCAGTGGAACGGCGCAAGTTGCTCGCCGGTGTCGCCGCCGTAGCGGCCACGCCGGTACTGAGCGGGTCCGCGCAGCAGCACCCGGTTTGGGGAGCCGAGCAGGCGGACGTGCTGCGCGTCGCGACGACCGCGTTTCGGCGCATGGATGCCACTGTTCCCGCGCGGCAGCTCGCCGACACCGTGCAGGGGCACATGCGGCTCGTACAGGTCGTGGCGGCACAGGCGCCTGACCAGGCCACCCGGGCGCGGCTCGCGGCCGTCGGAAGCGAAGTGGCCAGCCTGGCCGGTTGGCTGAGCTGGGACATGGCCGACGCGGGCTCGGCTCGTACCTGGTACGGGGCGGCGATCAAAGCGGCCCGGCGCTCGGGTGACCCGTTGCTGATCGCGTATCAGCAGGGCAGTCTCGCGCAGTTCGAGGTCGAGGCCGGGAACGTCGCGCAAGGGCTGAGCCTGATCCGCAGTGCCCGACGGCAGCTCGGCGGCGAACGCCCTGCCATCGCGGCGGCATGGCTGTCCGCCCTCGAAGCGGTCGCGCACGCCACTGCGGGCGACGAGCGGGCCTCCGAGCGGGCGCTGCTCGCGAGCGCGGCCGAGGTCGAGCTGCTCCCGGAGGAACAGCCGCCACCGTGGCCGTGGGTCTTCGCGTTCGACCTGCGTAAAGTCGCGGCGGCCCGGGTGACTTGCGGGGCCCGCCTGGCACGTCCCCGCTGGGTCCTCACCTCACTGGACGACGCCACTGCCGCGCTCTCCTCCCACCACGAGAAGCAGCGCGCCCTGCTTGGCCTCGACGTGGCGAGCGGCCACATGGCGTCCGGTCACCTCGACACCGCGTTCGCGCTCGCCGCCCGCTCTCTCGACGTAGGGCTGCGCCTGCGTTCCGGTCGGGTCGTCGAGAGGGCCCGCACCTTCCGGCGCGGCTACTCCTCGGCGACCCCGCCCGCCATCGTCCGCGACTTCGACACGCGGCTGCATGACGCCTACCTGTAG
- a CDS encoding bifunctional DNA primase/polymerase, translating to MHTTHARPSTASPSDPLRVALWLAAQGYAVHPLAPGLKVPVRGCARCSPGTADHPNPSYVEHDGHACPCHADGHACHGVLAAATDADRITEWWTRTPAAGVGVAAGPSGLVILDVDTHGGEVPSDPERLLPGVELPDDLAPGSVLDGRDVLALLVEARRAPLPGCVPETLTVRTPSGGVHYWFRAPAGTQWRPQAGALGWQLDVRAGSSYAVAPGTVTRAGAYTALGDCRTVAELPVWLARDLDRTGHRVRPERPRITLPWRSRGMGGGYVAAAVEAELRAVAEAQPGTRNDALNRAAFNLGTLCGAGRLDRAQVADVLADAAQHAGLPSREAEAAIRSGLAAGERHPRALTGAAA from the coding sequence GTGCACACTACGCACGCCCGCCCCTCGACCGCCTCGCCCTCCGATCCGCTCCGCGTAGCCCTGTGGCTGGCCGCTCAGGGATACGCGGTGCACCCGCTCGCCCCCGGCCTGAAGGTGCCCGTACGAGGCTGCGCCCGCTGCTCGCCGGGCACCGCCGACCACCCGAACCCCTCGTATGTCGAGCACGACGGACACGCCTGCCCGTGCCACGCCGACGGGCACGCCTGTCACGGGGTCCTCGCCGCCGCCACCGACGCCGACCGGATCACCGAATGGTGGACGCGCACGCCCGCCGCTGGGGTCGGCGTCGCCGCTGGGCCGTCCGGGCTGGTGATCCTCGACGTCGACACCCACGGCGGAGAGGTTCCGAGCGATCCCGAGCGCCTGCTGCCAGGTGTCGAACTGCCTGACGACCTCGCCCCGGGCAGCGTCCTCGACGGCCGCGACGTCCTCGCACTGCTCGTCGAGGCGCGCCGCGCCCCCCTGCCCGGCTGCGTCCCGGAAACGCTCACCGTGCGCACGCCCTCGGGCGGAGTGCACTACTGGTTCCGGGCACCCGCCGGTACGCAGTGGCGCCCGCAGGCGGGGGCGCTCGGCTGGCAGTTGGACGTGCGTGCCGGATCGTCGTACGCCGTCGCACCCGGCACCGTCACCCGTGCGGGCGCGTACACCGCGCTCGGGGACTGCCGCACGGTCGCCGAGCTGCCCGTATGGCTCGCTCGCGACCTCGACCGCACCGGGCACCGCGTACGCCCCGAGCGGCCCCGCATCACGCTGCCGTGGCGCTCGCGCGGCATGGGCGGCGGGTATGTGGCCGCCGCCGTCGAGGCCGAGCTGCGCGCCGTCGCCGAGGCGCAGCCCGGTACCCGCAACGACGCGCTCAACCGGGCCGCGTTCAACCTCGGCACCCTGTGCGGCGCGGGCCGCCTCGACCGCGCTCAGGTCGCCGATGTCCTCGCCGACGCCGCCCAGCACGCAGGGCTGCCCAGTCGCGAGGCCGAGGCCGCGATCCGCTCCGGTCTGGCCGCAGGCGAGCGGCACCCGCGCGCGCTCACCGGGGCCGCCGCATGA
- a CDS encoding helix-turn-helix transcriptional regulator → MPRAQITDAADFARRRLATAQELADYCGVPLATVYQWSHRGGGPRMIKVGRHLRARWSDIEKWLDEQATDPAA, encoded by the coding sequence TTGCCCCGCGCTCAGATCACCGACGCCGCCGACTTTGCCCGCCGCAGGCTCGCCACCGCGCAGGAACTCGCCGACTACTGTGGCGTGCCGCTCGCCACCGTTTACCAGTGGAGCCATCGCGGGGGCGGTCCCCGCATGATCAAGGTCGGCCGCCACCTGCGCGCCCGTTGGTCCGACATCGAGAAGTGGCTCGACGAGCAGGCCACCGACCCCGCCGCGTGA
- a CDS encoding helix-turn-helix domain-containing protein yields MAVPESASDVVAQRAQELRKRQGLTAKGLAERCALMGAPGMTASVIANIESGRPDLRGRRRRQITLEEWLILAQALHVAPIHLLVPVDDESPRYELTPEEPQPTQGMRREGVGWVREWIRGEAPLTFTNERIYRSEVPADEWKSRQRREREGYEINKQIWEALGAAGITPKSPTGEADREEGGAGANG; encoded by the coding sequence GTGGCGGTCCCCGAATCTGCGAGTGACGTCGTTGCCCAGCGGGCCCAAGAACTACGGAAGCGCCAGGGGCTCACGGCAAAGGGCCTCGCCGAACGCTGCGCCTTGATGGGCGCGCCCGGCATGACCGCCTCGGTCATCGCCAACATCGAGAGCGGGCGCCCCGACCTGCGCGGCCGTCGACGGCGGCAGATCACCCTCGAAGAGTGGCTGATCCTGGCGCAGGCTCTGCATGTGGCGCCGATCCACCTGCTCGTACCGGTCGACGACGAATCCCCGCGCTACGAACTCACCCCGGAGGAGCCGCAGCCCACGCAGGGGATGCGTCGGGAAGGTGTCGGGTGGGTCCGGGAGTGGATCAGGGGCGAGGCGCCGCTGACCTTCACGAACGAACGCATCTACCGCAGCGAAGTCCCTGCGGACGAATGGAAGTCCCGCCAGCGGCGCGAGCGGGAGGGCTACGAGATCAACAAGCAGATCTGGGAAGCCCTGGGGGCGGCAGGCATCACGCCCAAGTCGCCGACCGGCGAGGCGGACCGAGAAGAGGGCGGGGCGGGCGCGAATGGCTGA
- a CDS encoding tyrosine-type recombinase/integrase: MAEVYDRWHKSRPGKDDKPCPEHTSKTRKLVPSGEHGKGKRWQVRWRDASGKQRKENFDKRAAAETRAATVKADLDRGLYVDPAAGKESFRAVAERWRTSAVHRPTTASRVERGLRNHVYPTFGDRPVASIRTSDIQAWVKDRAQVLAPSTLEVTYAYVVTPLRTAVRDRIIASNPCDGVRLPRQRKAEIVPLHADAVRALIDASPARYRALFLLAASSGLRQGELFGLEVDGVDFLRREVTVRQQIIDPEDGEPYLGEPKTHESYRTVPLTKAAVDALAVHLERFPAPEVRIEDRTDPRKPKQRTARLIFPNQDRKPVRRGAWAHVWRRARQNANKALAAAYEQALAAWVRRGKPEGAEPVRVEVPDGASLHDLRHFYASLLIKHRENVKTVQKRLGHAKPSITLDTYTHLWPDEEDTTRAAVEAALGDVPPLCPAHSA, encoded by the coding sequence ATGGCTGAGGTCTACGACCGGTGGCACAAGTCCCGTCCGGGCAAAGACGACAAGCCGTGCCCAGAGCACACCAGCAAGACGCGCAAGCTCGTTCCGAGCGGCGAGCACGGGAAAGGGAAGCGCTGGCAGGTCCGTTGGCGCGACGCGAGCGGGAAGCAGCGCAAAGAGAACTTCGACAAGCGGGCCGCAGCCGAGACCCGCGCGGCCACGGTGAAGGCCGACCTAGACCGGGGGCTGTACGTCGATCCGGCTGCGGGCAAAGAGAGCTTCCGAGCCGTTGCCGAGCGGTGGCGCACCTCGGCGGTGCACAGACCGACCACTGCGTCGCGCGTCGAGCGAGGGCTGCGGAATCACGTCTACCCGACGTTCGGTGACCGACCCGTGGCCAGCATCCGGACCTCGGACATACAAGCCTGGGTCAAGGACCGGGCACAGGTGCTTGCACCGTCGACGCTAGAGGTCACGTACGCCTACGTCGTCACGCCCCTGCGGACGGCCGTCCGGGACCGAATCATCGCGAGCAACCCCTGTGACGGGGTACGGCTGCCACGGCAGCGCAAGGCCGAGATCGTGCCGCTGCACGCCGACGCCGTACGGGCGCTCATAGACGCGTCGCCCGCCCGCTACCGCGCCTTGTTCCTGCTCGCCGCATCATCCGGGCTGCGTCAGGGCGAGCTGTTCGGCCTCGAAGTCGACGGTGTCGACTTCCTGCGGCGCGAGGTAACGGTGCGGCAGCAGATCATCGACCCGGAAGACGGCGAGCCCTACCTCGGCGAGCCCAAGACGCACGAGAGCTACCGCACAGTGCCGCTCACCAAAGCGGCGGTGGACGCGCTCGCCGTGCACCTCGAACGGTTCCCCGCGCCCGAGGTGAGGATCGAGGACCGGACCGACCCCCGGAAGCCGAAGCAGCGCACCGCGCGCCTGATCTTCCCGAACCAGGACCGCAAGCCGGTCCGGCGCGGAGCCTGGGCGCACGTATGGCGTAGGGCGAGGCAGAACGCGAACAAGGCCCTCGCGGCGGCGTACGAGCAGGCGCTCGCGGCATGGGTTCGGAGAGGTAAGCCCGAGGGCGCCGAGCCCGTCCGCGTCGAGGTCCCGGACGGGGCGAGCCTGCACGACCTGCGGCACTTCTACGCCTCGCTGCTCATCAAGCACCGCGAGAACGTCAAGACGGTTCAGAAGCGGCTCGGCCACGCCAAGCCGTCGATCACGCTCGACACCTACACGCACCTGTGGCCGGACGAGGAGGACACAACGAGGGCCGCCGTCGAGGCCGCCCTCGGCGATGTGCCCCCGTTGTGCCCTGCTCACTCAGCCTGA
- a CDS encoding YajQ family cyclic di-GMP-binding protein: MADSSFDIVSKVERQEVDNALNQSAKEISQRYDFKNVGASIAWSGEKILMEANSEDRVNAILDVFQTKLVKRGISLKALDAGEPQLSGKEYKIFASIEEGISQENAKKVAKVIRDEGPKGVKAQVQGEELRVSSKSRDDLQAVQTLLKGKDFDFALQFVNYR; the protein is encoded by the coding sequence ATGGCCGACTCCAGTTTCGACATCGTCTCGAAGGTCGAGCGGCAGGAGGTCGACAACGCCCTCAACCAGTCGGCGAAGGAGATCTCGCAGCGCTACGACTTCAAGAACGTGGGCGCGTCGATCGCTTGGTCCGGCGAGAAGATCCTGATGGAGGCCAACTCCGAGGACCGCGTCAACGCGATCCTCGACGTCTTCCAGACCAAGCTGGTCAAGCGCGGGATCTCGCTCAAGGCGCTGGACGCCGGCGAGCCGCAGCTCTCCGGCAAGGAGTACAAGATCTTCGCCTCCATCGAGGAGGGCATCTCGCAGGAGAACGCCAAGAAGGTCGCCAAGGTCATCCGCGACGAGGGCCCCAAGGGCGTCAAGGCGCAGGTGCAGGGCGAGGAGCTGCGGGTCTCCTCCAAGAGCCGCGACGACCTCCAGGCCGTTCAGACCCTGCTCAAGGGCAAGGACTTCGACTTCGCGCTGCAGTTCGTGAACTACCGCTGA
- a CDS encoding SDR family oxidoreductase, which yields MRIVIAGGHGQIALRLERLLSARGDEVAGIIRKPEQADDLRKAGAEPVVLDLESASVDEVAATLEGADAAVFAAGAGPGSDAARKETVDRAAAVLFADAAERAGVRRYVVVSSMGADPRHEGDEIFDAYLRAKGSADEAVRARPGLDWTILRPGMLTNDAGTGLVTMAASTGRGPIPRDDVAALLAELVDTPATAGLTLEAISGSVPVTVAVKDVAGN from the coding sequence ATGCGCATTGTCATCGCAGGAGGCCATGGTCAGATCGCGCTGCGGCTCGAACGGCTGCTGTCGGCGCGCGGGGACGAGGTCGCGGGCATCATCCGCAAGCCGGAACAGGCGGACGACCTGCGAAAGGCGGGCGCCGAGCCCGTCGTACTCGACCTGGAGTCGGCGTCCGTGGACGAGGTCGCGGCCACCCTGGAGGGCGCCGACGCGGCGGTCTTCGCGGCGGGCGCGGGCCCCGGCAGCGACGCGGCCCGCAAGGAGACCGTGGACCGGGCGGCCGCGGTCCTCTTCGCCGACGCGGCGGAGCGGGCGGGCGTACGCCGCTACGTGGTCGTCTCCTCGATGGGCGCGGACCCGCGCCACGAGGGCGACGAGATCTTCGACGCGTATCTGCGCGCCAAGGGCTCGGCCGACGAGGCGGTACGGGCCCGCCCCGGCCTGGACTGGACGATCCTGCGCCCCGGAATGCTGACGAACGACGCCGGCACGGGCCTGGTCACCATGGCCGCGTCGACGGGCCGCGGCCCCATCCCCCGCGACGACGTCGCCGCCCTCCTGGCCGAACTCGTCGACACCCCCGCCACGGCGGGCCTGACCCTGGAAGCGATCAGCGGGTCGGTGCCGGTGACGGTGGCGGTCAAGGACGTGGCGGGGAACTGA
- a CDS encoding amidohydrolase family protein, with the protein MSDSQSQPAHSPGTGDGPAEAAATLLLSGARLADGRTVDVRLGGGRIEAVGTAGSLAAHFSKVDLNGFLLLPAPAEPHAHSDTALTAFGPEGPVSYAAQDVQRRATEAALLQLGHGATALRSHVRIDDVRGLEPLEAALQTRRSLRGLAELNVVAVPRLLTGAAGADGLAMLRDAVKMGASVVGGCPDLDPDPAGYTEAVLEIAAEHGCAVDLHTDGDDPARLARLAAMTAGLRPGVAIGPCAGLSRLPREAAARAADQLASAGVAVVCLPQGRCGMTERQGTDRQDMPPVRMLKAAGVRVAAGSGALRDLANPVGRGDPLEAAYLLASQAGLRPEDAYGAVSAAAREAMGLPEVRVEAGFPAELLAVRGERIAGVLSLAYSRIVIHRGRVVARTSAVREYCDSAAAVALDLPRQGRSDSGG; encoded by the coding sequence ATGTCCGACAGCCAGTCGCAGCCGGCCCACTCGCCCGGCACCGGGGACGGCCCCGCCGAGGCCGCCGCCACGCTCCTGCTGTCCGGCGCCCGGCTCGCCGACGGCCGGACCGTGGACGTCCGGCTCGGCGGCGGCCGCATCGAGGCCGTCGGGACCGCGGGCAGCCTCGCCGCGCACTTCTCCAAGGTCGACCTGAACGGCTTCCTGCTGCTCCCGGCGCCCGCCGAGCCGCATGCGCACAGCGACACGGCGCTGACCGCGTTCGGCCCCGAGGGCCCGGTCTCGTACGCGGCGCAGGACGTCCAGCGCCGCGCCACCGAGGCCGCCCTGCTCCAGCTCGGCCACGGCGCGACGGCGCTGCGCTCGCACGTGCGGATCGACGACGTACGGGGCCTGGAGCCGCTGGAGGCTGCCCTGCAGACCCGCCGCTCGCTGCGCGGGCTCGCCGAGCTGAACGTGGTGGCGGTGCCCCGGCTGCTGACCGGCGCGGCGGGCGCGGACGGGCTCGCGATGCTGCGGGACGCGGTGAAGATGGGCGCGTCGGTGGTCGGCGGCTGCCCGGACCTCGACCCGGACCCGGCCGGGTACACGGAGGCGGTCCTGGAGATCGCCGCCGAGCACGGCTGCGCGGTCGACCTCCACACGGACGGTGACGACCCGGCGCGGCTGGCCCGGCTCGCGGCGATGACCGCCGGGCTGCGCCCGGGCGTGGCGATCGGCCCCTGTGCGGGCCTGTCCCGGCTGCCGCGCGAGGCGGCGGCACGGGCGGCGGACCAGCTCGCGTCGGCGGGCGTCGCGGTGGTCTGCCTGCCGCAGGGCCGCTGCGGCATGACGGAACGTCAGGGAACCGACCGTCAGGACATGCCGCCCGTGCGGATGCTGAAGGCGGCGGGCGTGCGCGTGGCGGCGGGCAGCGGCGCCCTGCGCGACCTCGCCAACCCGGTGGGCCGGGGCGACCCGTTGGAGGCCGCGTACCTCCTCGCCTCCCAGGCGGGCCTGCGCCCCGAGGACGCGTACGGCGCGGTGAGCGCGGCCGCCCGGGAGGCCATGGGCCTGCCCGAGGTCCGCGTGGAGGCGGGCTTCCCGGCGGAGCTCCTGGCGGTCCGCGGCGAACGCATCGCGGGCGTACTGTCCCTCGCGTACAGCCGCATCGTGATCCACCGCGGCCGGGTGGTGGCACGGACGAGCGCGGTACGGGAGTACTGCGACTCGGCGGCGGCGGTGGCACTGGATCTGCCGCGCCAGGGGCGGTCGGACTCCGGCGGGTGA
- the rpmG gene encoding 50S ribosomal protein L33: MAATDVRPKITLACVECKERNYITKKNRRNNPDRLEMKKHCPRCKSHTAHRETR, from the coding sequence GTGGCTGCCACCGACGTCCGCCCGAAGATCACGCTGGCCTGCGTGGAGTGCAAGGAGCGGAACTACATCACCAAGAAGAACCGGCGTAACAACCCGGACCGACTTGAGATGAAGAAGCACTGCCCGCGCTGCAAGTCGCACACTGCACACCGCGAGACCCGCTAA
- a CDS encoding MaoC family dehydratase N-terminal domain-containing protein, translating into MALDQSFVGRTYPPTAPYEVGREKIREFAEAVGDANPAYTDPEAAKALGHPDVIAPPTFVFAITFKAAGDVIQDPQLGLDYSRVVHGDQKFAYKRPVRAGDRLTVTSTIEAIKSLAGNDILDIRGEVHDEAGEHVVTAFTKLVSRAAEGE; encoded by the coding sequence ATGGCGCTCGACCAGTCCTTCGTGGGGCGGACCTATCCGCCCACCGCGCCGTACGAGGTCGGCCGGGAGAAGATCCGCGAATTCGCCGAGGCCGTGGGGGACGCCAACCCCGCGTACACGGACCCGGAGGCCGCCAAGGCGCTCGGGCACCCCGATGTGATCGCGCCGCCGACCTTTGTGTTCGCCATCACGTTCAAGGCGGCCGGCGACGTGATCCAGGACCCGCAGCTGGGCCTGGACTACAGCCGGGTCGTGCACGGCGACCAGAAGTTCGCGTACAAGCGCCCGGTGCGCGCGGGGGACCGGCTCACCGTGACCTCCACCATCGAGGCGATCAAGTCCCTCGCGGGCAACGACATCCTGGACATCCGCGGTGAGGTCCACGACGAGGCGGGCGAGCACGTCGTGACCGCCTTCACCAAGCTCGTGTCCCGCGCGGCCGAGGGGGAGTGA